The following proteins come from a genomic window of Populus nigra chromosome 6, ddPopNigr1.1, whole genome shotgun sequence:
- the LOC133695677 gene encoding TNF receptor-associated factor homolog 1a isoform X1 has translation MAGIVGEEAGVGRSTEGISSGQRCQSGELLAEWRSSEQVENGTPSTSPPYWDTDDDDDGGPKPSELFGKYTWKIEKFSQINKRELRSNAFEVGGYKWYILIYPQGCDVCNHLSLFLCVANHDKLLPGWSHFAQFTIAVVNKDPKKSKYSEKFADTLHRFWKKEHDWGWKKFMELSKVSDGFLDATDTLIIKAQVQVIREKADRPFRCLDCQYRRELVRVYLTNVEQICRRFVEERRGKLGKLLEDKNRWSSFCAFWLGMDQNARRRMSREKTDVILKVVVKHFFIEKEVTSTLVMDSLYSGLKALEGQTKSKKGRAKLLDAEEMPAPIVCVEKDMFVLVDDVLLLLERAAMEPLPPKDEKGPQNRTKDGSSGEDFNKDSIERDERRLTELGRRTVEIFVLAHIFNHKIEVSYQEAVALKRQEELIREEEAAWLAESEQKAKRGATEKEKKLKKKQAKQKRNNRKEKDKGREDRSGVAVVDKYQESNLSNENKEFAVEEVRPVMEKPEVLEDVSDVSDSVDGVAEVLQHDSEDRDASPVNWDTDTSEVHPPTEGSSSGVSGLSSVPNGTSDKRSTYAMDDSSSTCSTDSVPSVVMNDPYKGNSYLNYQFEKLPSRGKNQRGKMVHDGSWTTEMDNQPPEPASDTGDLSDVTRSSKAADCELEAVVHDLQDRMVKLEQHVIKTGKEDAVVSMQKQTSNKDLVEVERPKEKTAAVPSFPRSPPPSPPKNVPSTVQLKSESKSSATMDLSQVKKASSNCSQQADKAATSATSPQNAGIPKPEIQNAPTAKQSDKPTLKQVPAMSRPSSAPLVPGPRPAAAPISVVQTTPLLSRSVSAAGRLGPDPSPATHSYVPQSYRNAIIGNAVGSSSSGFTHASSPSTGVNLSPVHVQPSTLVSAPMFLPPLNSDRVDPNTHQCGFPFGMVTRDVLQDGRQWMESSQRDASRSMSGDRSSLINGIQNIDLYNPVRSGSREHYSSEFPACTSGHQTQSGLTDEFPHLDIINDLLDEEHAVGKAAEASRIFRSNGPHLLNRQFSFPNDLGVSGDLGSSTNSPCRFERTRSYHDGGFQRSYSSSGTHFDTPREYIPQASSMPYANGHVDGLISNQWQMAGSDISLMGMRNADGDSSPYFNPEYSNMACGVNGYTVFRPSNGH, from the exons ATGGCTGGGATTGTGGGTGAGGAAGCTGGAGTTGGAAGGTCCACGGAGGGCATTTCAAGTGGGCAGCGTTGCCAGTCAGGTGAATTGCTGGCGGAATGGCGGTCCTCTGAGCAGGTGGAAAACGGAACCCCATCAACTTCGCCGCCTTATTGGGACACTGACGATGACGATGATGGAG gGCCAAAACCTTCTGAGTTATTTGGAAAATACACATGGAAGATAGAGAAATTCTCACAGATTAATAAAAGAGAACTTCGAAGCAATGCATTTGAAGTTGGTGGCTACAAATG GTACATTTTAATATATCCCCAAGGTTGTGATGTCTGCAATCATCTTTCACTATTTCTCTGTGTTGCCAACCATGACAAACTTCTTCCAG GTTGGAGTCATTTTGCACAGTTTACGATTGCTGTGGTGAATAAAGatccaaaaaaatctaaatattctg aaaaatttgCAGATACATTACATCGATTTTGGAAGAAAGAACATGACTGGGGATGgaagaaatttatggagttatcAAAAGTGTCAGATGGGTTTTTAGATGCAACTGACACTCTTATTATAAAGGCTCAAGTGCAAGTCATCAG GGAGAAAGCAGATCGGCCTTTTCGTTGCCTCGATTGCCAGTATAGGAGAGAACTTGTTAGAGTATATTTGACAAATGTAGAGCAGATTTGTCGGCGTTTTGTGGAAGAGAGACGGGGAAAACTTGGGAAGTTATTAGAGGACAAAAATAGGTGGTCAAG CTTTTGTGCTTTTTGGTTGGGAATGGATCAAAATGCCCGGCGCCGAATGTCCAGGGAGAAAACAGATGTAATTCTGAAAGTAGTTGTAAAGCATTTCTTTATCGAGAAGGAAGTCACATCTACATTGGTAATGGATTCCTTGTATAGCGGATTGAAGGCTCTTGAAGGCCAAACTAAGAGCAAGAAGGGAAGGGCAAAATTATTGGATGCTGAAGAAATGCCAGCTCCAATTGTTTGTGTTGAAAAAGATATGTTTGTGTTGGTGGATGATGTGCTGCTACTACTTGAGAGGGCTGCCATGGAACCATTGCCTCCAAAAGATGAGAAGGGCCCTCAGAATCGTACAAAG GATGGAAGTTCTGGAGAGGACTTCAACAAGGATTCAATTGAGCGTGATGAAAGGCGTCTAACAGAATTGGGTCGTAGGACGGTGGAAATATTTGTACTCGCTCATATTTTTAA CCATAAAATTGAAGTTTCCTACCAGGAAGCGGTTGCTTTGAAGAGGCAAGAAGAGCTAATTCgtgaagaagaggcagcatggCTTGCAGAAAGTGAGCAGAAGGCTAAACGTGGAGcaactgaaaaggaaaagaaattaaagaaaaaacag GCTAAACAAAAACGGAACAATCGCAAAGAGAAGGATAAAGGTAGAGAGGATAGGTCTGGTGTTGCTGTGGTAGACAAGTACCAAGAGTCAAATCTTAGTAATGAGAATAAGGAGTTTGCTGTTGAGGAGGTGCGGCCTGTGATGGAAAAGCCTGAGGTTCTGGAAGATGTCTCTGATGTGTCTGATTCAGTGGATGGTGTTGCTGAAGTGCTTCAGCATGATTCAGAAGACAGAGATGCAAGCCCGGTCAATTGGGATACTGACACCTCAGAAGTTCATCCTCCCACCGAAGGCAGTAGCAGTGGAGTTAGTGGCTTGTCATCTGTGCCAAACGGGACAAGTGATAAAAGGAGCACATATGCAATGGATGATAGTTCCTCAACATGCTCTACTGATTCAGTCCCTTCAGTAGTAATGAATGACCCATATAAGGGAAACTCGTACTTGAattatcaatttgaaaaattgcCTAGCAG AGGGAAGAATCAGCGAGGTAAGATGGTACATGATGGAAGTTGGACAACTGAAATGGATAATCAGCCTCCTGAGCCTGCATCAGATACTGGTGATCTTAGCGATGTCACAAGAAGTAGCAAGGCAGCTGATTGCGAGCTTGAGGCTGTTGTTCATGATTTGCAGGATAGGATGGTGAAGCTTGAACAGCATGTAATTAAGACAGGAAAG GAAGACGCGGTTGTTTCTATGCAAAAGCAGACGAGTAACAAAGACCTGGTTGAGGTAGAAAGACCTAAAGAAAAGACAGCAGCTGTACCATCTTTTCCCAGAAGCCCTCCGCCAAGTCCTCCTAAAAATGTCCCATCCACTGTTCAATTGAAGTCAGAAAGCAAGAGTTCAGCTACCATGGATCTCAGTCAAGTTAAGAAAGCATCTTCAAATTGCTCACAGCAGGCTGATAAAGCTGCAACTTCAGCTACCTCCCCCCAAAATGCTGGTATTCCGAAACCTGAGATCCAGAATGCGCCAACTGCAAAACAGTCTGACAAACCAACTCTAAAACAAGTGCCTGCCATGTCAAGGCCCTCCAGTGCTCCTCTGGTGCCTGGTCCCAGGCCAGCTGCTGCTCCCATTTCTGTAGTCCAAACAACTCCTTTACTTTCTCGTTCTGTTAGTGCAGCTGGCCGGCTGGGTCCTGACCCTTCACCAGCTACTCATAGTTATGTTCCGCAGTCCTATCGAAATGCCATTATTGGTAATGCTGTTGGTTCCAGCTCATCTGGTTTCACCCATGCCAGCTCTCCAAGTACAGGAGTGAACCTATCACCAGTGCACGTGCAGCCATCTACATTGGTATCTGCACCGATGTTTTTACCACCATTGAACTCTGATAGGGTAGACCCAAACACTCACCAATGTGGCTTTCCTTTTGGTATGGTAACTCGAGATGTCTTACAAGATGGACGCCAGTGGATGGAGAGCTCTCAAAGGGATGCTAGTAGAAGCATGAGTGGTGACCGTTCTTCCCTGATAAATGGCATACAAAACATTGACTTGTACAATCCTGTACGCAGTGGATCACGGGAGCACTACTCCAGTGAGTTCCCAGCCTGTACATCTGGGCATCAGACCCAAAGTGGGCTGACAGATGAGTTCCCACATCTTGATATCATCAATGATTTGCTTGATGAGGAACATGCTGTAGGGAAGGCAGCCGAGGCAAGCAGAATCTTCCGTAGCAATGGGCCACACCTATTGAATCGGCAGTTCTCTTTTCCAAATGACTTGGGTGTATCAGGTGATTTGGGTTCCTCAACCAATAGCCCTTGCAGGTTCGAGCGCACCAGGAGTTACCATGATGGTGGATTTCAGCGAAGCTATAGCTCTTCTGGAACCCATTTTGACACTCCGAGGGAATATATTCCACAAGCTAGCTCAATGCCTTATGCAAATGGGCATGTTGATGGGTTGATTTCAAACCAGTGGCAGATGGCTGGCTCTGATATTTCCTTGATGGGCATGAGAAATGCCGATGGTGATAGTTCCCCATATTTTAATCCAGAGTATTCAAATATGGCATGCGGGGTCAATGGCTACACAGTATTTCGACCTTCAAATGGACATTGA
- the LOC133695677 gene encoding TNF receptor-associated factor homolog 1a isoform X2 gives MAGIVGEEAGVGRSTEGISSGQRCQSGELLAEWRSSEQVENGTPSTSPPYWDTDDDDDGGPKPSELFGKYTWKIEKFSQINKRELRSNAFEVGGYKWYILIYPQGCDVCNHLSLFLCVANHDKLLPGWSHFAQFTIAVVNKDPKKSKYSDTLHRFWKKEHDWGWKKFMELSKVSDGFLDATDTLIIKAQVQVIREKADRPFRCLDCQYRRELVRVYLTNVEQICRRFVEERRGKLGKLLEDKNRWSSFCAFWLGMDQNARRRMSREKTDVILKVVVKHFFIEKEVTSTLVMDSLYSGLKALEGQTKSKKGRAKLLDAEEMPAPIVCVEKDMFVLVDDVLLLLERAAMEPLPPKDEKGPQNRTKDGSSGEDFNKDSIERDERRLTELGRRTVEIFVLAHIFNHKIEVSYQEAVALKRQEELIREEEAAWLAESEQKAKRGATEKEKKLKKKQAKQKRNNRKEKDKGREDRSGVAVVDKYQESNLSNENKEFAVEEVRPVMEKPEVLEDVSDVSDSVDGVAEVLQHDSEDRDASPVNWDTDTSEVHPPTEGSSSGVSGLSSVPNGTSDKRSTYAMDDSSSTCSTDSVPSVVMNDPYKGNSYLNYQFEKLPSRGKNQRGKMVHDGSWTTEMDNQPPEPASDTGDLSDVTRSSKAADCELEAVVHDLQDRMVKLEQHVIKTGKEDAVVSMQKQTSNKDLVEVERPKEKTAAVPSFPRSPPPSPPKNVPSTVQLKSESKSSATMDLSQVKKASSNCSQQADKAATSATSPQNAGIPKPEIQNAPTAKQSDKPTLKQVPAMSRPSSAPLVPGPRPAAAPISVVQTTPLLSRSVSAAGRLGPDPSPATHSYVPQSYRNAIIGNAVGSSSSGFTHASSPSTGVNLSPVHVQPSTLVSAPMFLPPLNSDRVDPNTHQCGFPFGMVTRDVLQDGRQWMESSQRDASRSMSGDRSSLINGIQNIDLYNPVRSGSREHYSSEFPACTSGHQTQSGLTDEFPHLDIINDLLDEEHAVGKAAEASRIFRSNGPHLLNRQFSFPNDLGVSGDLGSSTNSPCRFERTRSYHDGGFQRSYSSSGTHFDTPREYIPQASSMPYANGHVDGLISNQWQMAGSDISLMGMRNADGDSSPYFNPEYSNMACGVNGYTVFRPSNGH, from the exons ATGGCTGGGATTGTGGGTGAGGAAGCTGGAGTTGGAAGGTCCACGGAGGGCATTTCAAGTGGGCAGCGTTGCCAGTCAGGTGAATTGCTGGCGGAATGGCGGTCCTCTGAGCAGGTGGAAAACGGAACCCCATCAACTTCGCCGCCTTATTGGGACACTGACGATGACGATGATGGAG gGCCAAAACCTTCTGAGTTATTTGGAAAATACACATGGAAGATAGAGAAATTCTCACAGATTAATAAAAGAGAACTTCGAAGCAATGCATTTGAAGTTGGTGGCTACAAATG GTACATTTTAATATATCCCCAAGGTTGTGATGTCTGCAATCATCTTTCACTATTTCTCTGTGTTGCCAACCATGACAAACTTCTTCCAG GTTGGAGTCATTTTGCACAGTTTACGATTGCTGTGGTGAATAAAGatccaaaaaaatctaaatattctg ATACATTACATCGATTTTGGAAGAAAGAACATGACTGGGGATGgaagaaatttatggagttatcAAAAGTGTCAGATGGGTTTTTAGATGCAACTGACACTCTTATTATAAAGGCTCAAGTGCAAGTCATCAG GGAGAAAGCAGATCGGCCTTTTCGTTGCCTCGATTGCCAGTATAGGAGAGAACTTGTTAGAGTATATTTGACAAATGTAGAGCAGATTTGTCGGCGTTTTGTGGAAGAGAGACGGGGAAAACTTGGGAAGTTATTAGAGGACAAAAATAGGTGGTCAAG CTTTTGTGCTTTTTGGTTGGGAATGGATCAAAATGCCCGGCGCCGAATGTCCAGGGAGAAAACAGATGTAATTCTGAAAGTAGTTGTAAAGCATTTCTTTATCGAGAAGGAAGTCACATCTACATTGGTAATGGATTCCTTGTATAGCGGATTGAAGGCTCTTGAAGGCCAAACTAAGAGCAAGAAGGGAAGGGCAAAATTATTGGATGCTGAAGAAATGCCAGCTCCAATTGTTTGTGTTGAAAAAGATATGTTTGTGTTGGTGGATGATGTGCTGCTACTACTTGAGAGGGCTGCCATGGAACCATTGCCTCCAAAAGATGAGAAGGGCCCTCAGAATCGTACAAAG GATGGAAGTTCTGGAGAGGACTTCAACAAGGATTCAATTGAGCGTGATGAAAGGCGTCTAACAGAATTGGGTCGTAGGACGGTGGAAATATTTGTACTCGCTCATATTTTTAA CCATAAAATTGAAGTTTCCTACCAGGAAGCGGTTGCTTTGAAGAGGCAAGAAGAGCTAATTCgtgaagaagaggcagcatggCTTGCAGAAAGTGAGCAGAAGGCTAAACGTGGAGcaactgaaaaggaaaagaaattaaagaaaaaacag GCTAAACAAAAACGGAACAATCGCAAAGAGAAGGATAAAGGTAGAGAGGATAGGTCTGGTGTTGCTGTGGTAGACAAGTACCAAGAGTCAAATCTTAGTAATGAGAATAAGGAGTTTGCTGTTGAGGAGGTGCGGCCTGTGATGGAAAAGCCTGAGGTTCTGGAAGATGTCTCTGATGTGTCTGATTCAGTGGATGGTGTTGCTGAAGTGCTTCAGCATGATTCAGAAGACAGAGATGCAAGCCCGGTCAATTGGGATACTGACACCTCAGAAGTTCATCCTCCCACCGAAGGCAGTAGCAGTGGAGTTAGTGGCTTGTCATCTGTGCCAAACGGGACAAGTGATAAAAGGAGCACATATGCAATGGATGATAGTTCCTCAACATGCTCTACTGATTCAGTCCCTTCAGTAGTAATGAATGACCCATATAAGGGAAACTCGTACTTGAattatcaatttgaaaaattgcCTAGCAG AGGGAAGAATCAGCGAGGTAAGATGGTACATGATGGAAGTTGGACAACTGAAATGGATAATCAGCCTCCTGAGCCTGCATCAGATACTGGTGATCTTAGCGATGTCACAAGAAGTAGCAAGGCAGCTGATTGCGAGCTTGAGGCTGTTGTTCATGATTTGCAGGATAGGATGGTGAAGCTTGAACAGCATGTAATTAAGACAGGAAAG GAAGACGCGGTTGTTTCTATGCAAAAGCAGACGAGTAACAAAGACCTGGTTGAGGTAGAAAGACCTAAAGAAAAGACAGCAGCTGTACCATCTTTTCCCAGAAGCCCTCCGCCAAGTCCTCCTAAAAATGTCCCATCCACTGTTCAATTGAAGTCAGAAAGCAAGAGTTCAGCTACCATGGATCTCAGTCAAGTTAAGAAAGCATCTTCAAATTGCTCACAGCAGGCTGATAAAGCTGCAACTTCAGCTACCTCCCCCCAAAATGCTGGTATTCCGAAACCTGAGATCCAGAATGCGCCAACTGCAAAACAGTCTGACAAACCAACTCTAAAACAAGTGCCTGCCATGTCAAGGCCCTCCAGTGCTCCTCTGGTGCCTGGTCCCAGGCCAGCTGCTGCTCCCATTTCTGTAGTCCAAACAACTCCTTTACTTTCTCGTTCTGTTAGTGCAGCTGGCCGGCTGGGTCCTGACCCTTCACCAGCTACTCATAGTTATGTTCCGCAGTCCTATCGAAATGCCATTATTGGTAATGCTGTTGGTTCCAGCTCATCTGGTTTCACCCATGCCAGCTCTCCAAGTACAGGAGTGAACCTATCACCAGTGCACGTGCAGCCATCTACATTGGTATCTGCACCGATGTTTTTACCACCATTGAACTCTGATAGGGTAGACCCAAACACTCACCAATGTGGCTTTCCTTTTGGTATGGTAACTCGAGATGTCTTACAAGATGGACGCCAGTGGATGGAGAGCTCTCAAAGGGATGCTAGTAGAAGCATGAGTGGTGACCGTTCTTCCCTGATAAATGGCATACAAAACATTGACTTGTACAATCCTGTACGCAGTGGATCACGGGAGCACTACTCCAGTGAGTTCCCAGCCTGTACATCTGGGCATCAGACCCAAAGTGGGCTGACAGATGAGTTCCCACATCTTGATATCATCAATGATTTGCTTGATGAGGAACATGCTGTAGGGAAGGCAGCCGAGGCAAGCAGAATCTTCCGTAGCAATGGGCCACACCTATTGAATCGGCAGTTCTCTTTTCCAAATGACTTGGGTGTATCAGGTGATTTGGGTTCCTCAACCAATAGCCCTTGCAGGTTCGAGCGCACCAGGAGTTACCATGATGGTGGATTTCAGCGAAGCTATAGCTCTTCTGGAACCCATTTTGACACTCCGAGGGAATATATTCCACAAGCTAGCTCAATGCCTTATGCAAATGGGCATGTTGATGGGTTGATTTCAAACCAGTGGCAGATGGCTGGCTCTGATATTTCCTTGATGGGCATGAGAAATGCCGATGGTGATAGTTCCCCATATTTTAATCCAGAGTATTCAAATATGGCATGCGGGGTCAATGGCTACACAGTATTTCGACCTTCAAATGGACATTGA
- the LOC133696878 gene encoding cellulose synthase-like protein G2 gives MEISPPLHLCHVSKTSIFINRLHGLLHSIAIAFLIYYRASFLFQEPQTKATVPMLLWLLVFVAELLLSFIWLIGQAYHWHPVSRTVFPERLPEDDKLPAIDVFICTVDPEKEPPLDVMNTVLSAMALDYPAEKLNLYLSDDGGAAVTLHGMKEAWRFAKSWLPFCKKYGIKTRCPKAYFSATSKDDDNDDSFGSSHEFMADRQIIQEKYEDFKERVMRFREDFVLEETKSDITGRDHPALIEVIQDNSNEEAPKDEANEMPLLVYVSREKRPSHPHHFKAGALNVLLRVSGVISNSPHILVLDCDMYCNDPTSARQAMCFYFDPNISSSLAFVQFPQRFHNISKHDIYDSQLRSTFGILWQGLDGLKGPVLSGTGFYIKRNSLYGDSMQKGYNLRELRDAFGLSNELVNSIRQNYKANPRSYGIVSSMLLQETRILASCDYPRHTKWGEEACFLYHSVAEDFFTGFILHCKGWLSVYLNPSRPQFLGTSITSLNDLLIQGTRWSSGLVEVGLSRFCPLIYGTLRMSFLESLCYAEISLFPLFYCLPLWCFATIPQLCLLNGIPLYPKVSSSFFIVFPFIFLSAVSKHLYEVLKSGGSINTLVYEQRLWMMKSVSTHTCGSLDAVMKRIGVREASFLPTNKAADEEKLKLYQMGKFDFKTSSMLLVPMVTVIILNMASFVLGVIRIIIAGNWDSMVVQVFLSSYILVMNSAIIEGMTIRKDKGCIPLSVIVLSTVFSIIFLCLGSFFLMY, from the exons ATGGAGATCTCTCCACCCCTCCATTTATGCCATGTCTCAAAGACATCAATTTTCATCAACAGATTACATGGACTCCTCCACTCTATtgctattgctttcttgatctACTACAGAGCTTCCTTTCTCTTCCAAGAGCCCCAAACCAAAGCCACAGTTCCCATGTTACTATGGCTTCTAGTTTTTGTCGCTGAGCTGCTTCTCTCCTTTATATGGCTGATTGGCCAAGCCTATCACTGGCATCCCGTTTCTCGCACAGTTTTCCCTGAAAGACTGCCTGAGGATGATAAACTCCCGGCCATTGATGTATTTATATGTACTGTGGATCCTGAAAAGGAGCCACCCTTAGACGTAATGAACACTGTTCTATCGGCCATGGCATTGGACTATCCGGCAGAGAAGCTTAATTTGTATTTATCGGATGACGGTGGCGCAGCTGTTACTTTGCATGGTATGAAAGAAGCTTGGAGGTTTGCCAAATCTTGGCTACCATTTTGTAAGAAGTATGGAATCAAGACAAGATGTCCCAAGGCTTACTTTTCAGCAACATCCAaggatgatgataatgatgatagcTTTGGAAGCTCTCATGAGTTCATGGCAGACAGGCAAATAATTCAG gaaaaatacgaggattttAAGGAACGTGTGATGAGGTTTCGAGAAGATTTCGTCTTGGAAGAGACGAAAAGTGATATTACAGGTCGAGATCATCCTGCTCTTATTGAG GTGATACAAGATAATTCGAATGAGGAAGCTCCAAAAGATGAAGCTAATGAGATGCCCCTTCTTGTTTACGTTTCTCGTGAGAAGAGGCCTTCTCATCCTCACCATTTCAAGGCTGGAGCCCTTAATGTTCTT CTTAGGGTCTCTGGGGTGATAAGCAATTCTCCTCATATACTAGTGCTGGACTGTGACATGTATTGCAACGACCCAACTTCGGCTAGGCAAGCGATGTGCTTCTACTTTGATCCTAATATCTCTTCCTCGCTGGCATTTGTTCAGTTCCCTCAGAGGTTTCATAACATTAGCAAACATGATATCTATGACAGTCAGCTAAGATCCACTTTCGGG ATACTATGGCAAGGTTTAGATGGGCTGAAGGGACCAGTCTTGTCTGGCACTGGCTTTTATATCAAGAGGAACTCACTCTATGGCGATTCTATGCAAAAAG GTTATAACCTTCGTGAACTTAGAGACGCTTTCGGCTTATCAAATGAACTCGTAAATTCCATTCGACAAAACTACAAGGCTAATCCGAGGAGTTATGGGATTGTTTCCAGCATGTTGCTTCAAGAGACTAGAATTTTAGCCTCATGTGACTATCCAAGACACACAAAATGGGGTGAAGAGGCAT GTTTTTTGTACCATTCAGTCGCGGAAGATTTCTTCACAGGTTTCATTTTACACTGCAAAGGCTGGTTATCAGTCTATCTTAACCCATCGAGGCCGCAATTTTTGGGCACTTCTATCACAAGTTTAAATGACCTATTGATTCAAGGCACAAGATGGAGCTCTGGGTTGGTTGAAGTTGGTCTTTCAAGGTTTTGCCCTCTTATATATGGAACTTTGAGGATGTCTTTCCTTGAGAGCTTGTGCTATGCAGAAATTTCACTTTTCCCTCTTTTCTACTGTTTGCCTTTATGGTGTTTTGCTACCATCCCTCAACTTTGTCTGCTAAATGGAATCCCGTTGTACCCCAAG GTTTCGAGTTCATTCTTCATTGTATTTCCATTCATTTTCTTATCAGCCGTCTCCAAACATTTGTATGAGGTCCTCAAAAGTGGAGGGTCAATCAATACATTGGTATACGAACAAAGATTATGGATGATGAAGTCAGTTTCGACTCACACTTGTGGTAGTTTGGATGCTGTCATGAAAAGGATAGGAGTAAGGGAAGCCAGTTTCTTGCCGACCAATAAGGCTGCTGATGAAGAAAAGCTCAAGCTCTACCAAATGGgtaaatttgatttcaaaacatcatCAATGTTGCTTGTTCCTATGGTTACGGTTATAATCTTGAACATGGCATCATTTGTTCTGGGAGTGATCAGAATTATCATTGCTGGCAATTGGGACAGTATGGTTGTCCAAGTTTTCCTTTCATCTTACATCTTAGTTATGAATTCTGCAATTATTGAAGGAATGACTATAAGGAAGGACAAGGGATGCATTCCATTATCAGTTATTGTGCTCTCTACTGTATTTTCGATAATTTTCTTGTGTCTGGgatctttctttttaatgtattaa
- the LOC133696510 gene encoding FHA domain-containing protein At4g14490-like, producing the protein MEPPILKLTMVRGPREGETLEFRPGSTVRIGRVVRGNNVPIKDAGISSKHLAIVSESGKWNLQDLDSSNGTTLNSTTLSPYKSFDLRDGDTIKLGELTSILVQFNVHEETSQLRRNPRRRAKESSKVGSVAENRSRRGNEEERENAENLEEENVEKLEVKSEVIVPENRGRGRPRSAKALEKELDSVVPAEAKRVNLRSTRSRKNEDCVALENLGVDCGELGKKVRGGRGRKKNLQEVPAENVQCDVVDVKENVDLAMNAQEEVKEVANEEKVETVEDVHEEIAEKETSFGEKCNDTAKGNDAKDGDVSEAQVSANENLEKGKELPDLEKMTLEEWFNSMEVDLPKQILEVTEEMVEGMIRKAERVREYMIEQKKKQGVGTVG; encoded by the coding sequence ATGGAACCCCCAATACTGAAATTGACAATGGTGCGAGGTCCTAGAGAAGGCGAAACCCTAGAATTCAGACCCGGATCCACTGTCCGAATCGGCCGGGTTGTACGCGGCAACAACGTCCCTATCAAAGACGCCGGAATCTCCTCAAAGCACCTCGCAATCGTATCCGAATCAGGAAAATGGAATCTCCAAGACCTTGATTCCTCCAACGGCACCACTCTCAACTCCACTACCCTCTCTCCCTACAAATCCTTCGATCTCCGCGACGGCGACACCATCAAACTCGGGGAGTTAACTTCGATCCTCGTCCAATTCAACGTTCACGAGGAAACCTCGCAGTTGAGACGCAATCCGAGGAGACGTGCTAAAGAATCAAGTAAAGTAGGATCTGTCGCAGAGAATCGGAGCCGCAGAGGAAatgaagaggagagagagaatgcTGAAAATTTGGAGGAAGAGAATGTTGAGAAATTGGAGGTAAAAAGTGAGGTGATAGTTCCGGAGAACAGGGGAAGAGGGAGACCGAGGAGTGCTAAGGCTTTGGAGAAGGAATTGGATAGTGTGGTTCCTGCTGAGGCAAAGAGGGTGAATTTGAGGAGTACTAGAAGTAGAAAGAACGAGGATTGTGTTGCTTTGGAGAATTTGGGAGTCGATTGTGGTGAATTGGGTAAAAAAGTGCGTGGAGGTAGGGGGAGGAAAAAGAATTTACAGGAAGTGCCAGCGGAGAATGTTCAATGTGATGTTGTGGATGTTAAGGAGAATGTTGATTTAGCGATGAATGCACAAGAAGAGGTGAAAGAGGTTGCTAATGAGGAGAAAGTTGAGACCGTGGAAGATGTCCACGAGGAGATCGCGGAAAAGGAAACGAGTTTTGGAGAAAAGTGTAATGACACAGCCAAGGGGAATGATGCTAAGGACGGTGATGTTAGTGAGGCACAAGTTAGTGCCAACGAGAATTTGGAGAAGGGGAAGGAATTACCGGATTTGGAGAAGATGACACTGGAGGAGTGGTTTAATTCTATGGAGGTGGATTTGCCAAAGCAGATATTAGAGGTCACGGAGGAGATGGTTGAAGGGATGATAAGGAAGGCAGAGCGAGTTCGGGAGTATATGATAGagcagaagaaaaaacagggtGTAGGGACTGTGGGCTAG